The window CGGCGAGGGGTCGATGGGGCCGAAGATGGCGGCCTGTGCTCGCTTTGCCGAAGAGGGTGGCGAAGCCGTCATCGCGAGCATCGACGACCCCGCGGCCGCCCTGCACGGAAAGACGGGCACGACGGTCCGACTCGATTAGAACAGTTCGTCCTCGTAGGTATCGAGGAAGGTACCGAAATCGCCGTGGTGGAATTCCACGCGGTAGCGCGTGCGGACGATGGGTGGCTCCACGTCGATGACCGACCCGAGGTCGTGGGGTGTGCCGGCGATCACGCAGTCGGCATCGACGTTCGCGATGGTCGCTTCGAGGTCGGCAACCTGCTCGTCGGAGTAGCCGACCGCAGGCAGGAGGTTTTCGAGGTGTGGATAGTTCGCCAGCGTGTCGGCGACGGTGCCGACCGCGTGTGGACGGGGGTCGGCCAACTCCGTGGCGCCGTACTTCCGAGCGGCGATGGTCCCGGCCCCGTAGTCGGCATCGCCGTGGGTGAGCGTGGGGCCGTCCTCGACGACCAGCACACGCGCACCCCCGATGCGGTCGGGGTCGTCGACGGTCACGACCGAATCGGCGTGCCAGTAGTCGGCGTCGGTGTGCTCGCGGACGGTTCCCTCGACCTGCTGGATAGCCTCATCGTCGGCGCTGTTTTCCTTGTTCGAGACGACGACGTCGGCGCGCCGGAGGTTGGTCTCGCCCGGGTGATACCCCGTCGTGTCGTCCGGCCGGAGCGGGTCCACCAAGACGACGTGGATGTCCGGTTCGGCGAAGGCGAGTTCGTTGTTGCCGCCGTCCCAGATGACCACGTCGGCCTCGCCGGCAGCGTCGAAGACGTCGGCGTAGTCGACGCCCGCGTAGACGACGTGGCCGCGCTCGATGTGCTGTTCGAACTCCTCGCGCTCCTCGATGGTGACATCGGCGAGGTCCTCGCGGGTGGCAAAGCGCTGGACGCGGCGCTCCGCGAGGTCGCCGTAGGGCATCGGCTCCCGGACGACGGCGACGTCGTAGCCCCGGTCGTCGAGTTCG of the Natronomonas halophila genome contains:
- a CDS encoding GTPase; this encodes MRVLILGAAGRDYHDFNTVFRGREDVDVVAFTQAPGQNLGELEATNERYPPSLAGEGYPDGIPIEPEADLEDLIREHDVDQAVFSYSDVSFEHVMELASRAEAAGADFRILGPDSVQLAVDVPVLAVNAVRTGCGKSQVARGLADELDDRGYDVAVVREPMPYGDLAERRVQRFATREDLADVTIEEREEFEQHIERGHVVYAGVDYADVFDAAGEADVVIWDGGNNELAFAEPDIHVVLVDPLRPDDTTGYHPGETNLRRADVVVSNKENSADDEAIQQVEGTVREHTDADYWHADSVVTVDDPDRIGGARVLVVEDGPTLTHGDADYGAGTIAARKYGATELADPRPHAVGTVADTLANYPHLENLLPAVGYSDEQVADLEATIANVDADCVIAGTPHDLGSVIDVEPPIVRTRYRVEFHHGDFGTFLDTYEDELF